AGAGATGGTCGGATGCGACATTTCAATGAAGATCAGACCACTCTTCTTGTTGGTCAGCCTGTAGATCTTGCCGGGCAGGACGGGCTGCGTCTTGGTGACCACCGGGGGAGGAGGGGTGGAGATGGCCGCGGGGGCCTGGCAGACCTTGTGATTGTAGGCCTGGACGATGGCCGCGATCCCCGACGGATCCAGGCTCGTCGGATCGAACTCCTCGCCCGCGGCGGCGGCGACCAGGCTCTCCACCTGGGACTCCGCCATGCTCTGGGCCTGAGACTTGATCTGCTTGCGGATCTGATCCTTGGTCAGCTTGGCCGCGAAGTTCTTGACCGTGGTCTTGATGCCTGCCTGGAGGCCTGCCTTGATGGCGGTCCCCGCGCCGCCGGTGAAGACACTCCCCACGACGGTCCCCACCATCTCCAACACGGACAGCACCTGGCCCTGGATGGCCTCGGCGCATTCGGCATCGGTCGCGGCGCACCCGGCACCGCAATTGACCGGGCTGGTGGCCGGGCAGTTGCCCCAGGCCACGGGACCCACGCCCGTGTAGCCGGCCTTGGCGGGCTGGTAGCACAGGCCCGCGTCATACTGGAGACCGGAAGCGCAGGTGGGAAGGGTGCCCGCGCCCCGGCCGTAGCTGTTCTTGGTGCACGTGGCGCCGCTGTCGATGAGTCCGCTCGGGCAGTCCGGAGAGCAGACGCAGCAGCCCACCTGGTGGAAGCCCGGCTTGCACTTGGGATAGACGATCGCGCCAATCTTCTCGCACGTGCCCGCGCCGCCATTGGCGCTCTGGCACCGGTTGAACATGCCGCTGTCGCTGATGCCGTCGCTGGCCCACCAGGTATAGCCGCCGCCGCGGCCGTAGGAAGCGGGCTTGCTGCAGCCCACCCCGAAGTCCGGGTAGCCCGAGGGGCACGACTGCCAGCAAACGGGCCCCACACCCGTGTAGCCCGCCTTGCAATTGGGGTAGCACAAGCCCGCGTCGTACTGTTGTCCAGTGGGACAGGCGTTGGGGAGGGTGCCGGCGCCCCGGCCGTAGGAGTCACGCCAGCAGAACTCCGCCCGGGCCGCGGTGGGCAGGGCCAGCAGGACCACCGTGGCCAGCAGCAGGGAAAGTCTCATCAGTTTTGACATGGAGAGGTGTTCTCGTCGAAGTGGGGAGCGTGAGGCAGCTGCCAGTTACTTGCGAAGCGTGTTGAGCTTGGGGGCAACCACCGAGGCGATGGGGGGCGCCGAGAGGAGCCGGATCTGCTCATCCGCCAGGGACTGGCTGGCTGTCTGCATCTCGGTCGCGGTGCTCTGGTAGGTCTTGGCGGCGGCCTCCTGGGTGCGGTCCAGAATGGAGAGCGACGCGTCCAGGGTGGTGCCGGCCTGGTTGTACTTGTTGATGGCCGCCTCGAGGGCGGCGACGTTCGCGCGGGCGGTGGCCTCGTTGGTGATGGAGGCCATCTTCGCTTTCAACTCCGTGGCCGCGGCCTTGA
The sequence above is drawn from the Archangium gephyra genome and encodes:
- a CDS encoding RICIN domain-containing protein, with the protein product MSKLMRLSLLLATVVLLALPTAARAEFCWRDSYGRGAGTLPNACPTGQQYDAGLCYPNCKAGYTGVGPVCWQSCPSGYPDFGVGCSKPASYGRGGGYTWWASDGISDSGMFNRCQSANGGAGTCEKIGAIVYPKCKPGFHQVGCCVCSPDCPSGLIDSGATCTKNSYGRGAGTLPTCASGLQYDAGLCYQPAKAGYTGVGPVAWGNCPATSPVNCGAGCAATDAECAEAIQGQVLSVLEMVGTVVGSVFTGGAGTAIKAGLQAGIKTTVKNFAAKLTKDQIRKQIKSQAQSMAESQVESLVAAAAGEEFDPTSLDPSGIAAIVQAYNHKVCQAPAAISTPPPPVVTKTQPVLPGKIYRLTNKKSGLIFIEMSHPTISGVYWCEQYTDHQDKSQRWWFLDAGNGYFRFINGRYIIPLDVKDGSIAEGAELYIDPQSASIQRDSQLWSLETTGDGYFLIINKKSGKAAAVVGASMEEKARIVQLTKSNEDHFKWRFDENAGQ